One region of Microbacterium sufflavum genomic DNA includes:
- a CDS encoding Lrp/AsnC family transcriptional regulator: protein MDFDAELIRALQEDGRASIRALAERLGQSRAAVAARLRTLLADRTVRVVAAVDPVFLGQHVLAHVSIRTDGAVEVVAEHLRDMSETVLVSAVGGAHDIVTEVRVGSMSELHDLLARIRGSAGVLDINTIIYSTVIKGFFVSEYHGGVTLDAIDEALVEHLQADGRMSFRALGEEVRLSPSAVATRVQRLIDAGVIKISAVEARGLAHRQLSMGVGMTLGDDDEAVIEELRRGRGVDFAARTLGRFDAVATLVEPSAGALYASLERLRALPGVTRIEAWLHLAVLKEDYARTLRPLRTE, encoded by the coding sequence ATGGATTTCGACGCCGAACTCATCCGCGCGCTCCAGGAGGACGGGCGCGCGAGCATCCGCGCCCTGGCCGAGCGGCTCGGGCAGTCCAGGGCCGCGGTGGCCGCACGACTGCGCACGCTGCTGGCCGACCGCACCGTGCGCGTGGTCGCCGCGGTGGACCCGGTCTTCCTCGGCCAGCACGTCCTCGCGCACGTGTCGATCCGCACCGACGGCGCCGTCGAGGTCGTGGCCGAGCACCTGCGCGACATGAGCGAGACCGTGCTCGTGTCGGCCGTCGGCGGCGCGCACGACATCGTGACCGAGGTGCGCGTGGGGTCGATGTCGGAACTGCACGACCTGCTCGCCCGCATCCGCGGCAGCGCAGGCGTGCTCGACATCAACACCATCATCTACTCGACCGTGATCAAGGGGTTCTTCGTGTCGGAGTACCACGGCGGGGTCACGCTCGACGCGATCGACGAAGCCCTCGTGGAGCACCTGCAGGCCGATGGCCGCATGAGCTTCCGCGCGCTCGGCGAAGAGGTGCGCCTCTCCCCCAGCGCCGTCGCGACCCGGGTGCAGCGGCTCATCGACGCGGGCGTCATCAAGATCAGCGCGGTCGAGGCACGCGGCCTCGCGCACCGGCAGCTGTCGATGGGCGTGGGCATGACCCTCGGCGACGACGACGAGGCCGTGATCGAGGAGCTGCGCCGCGGTCGCGGTGTCGACTTCGCCGCCCGCACGCTCGGCCGCTTCGACGCGGTCGCGACACTCGTTGAGCCCTCGGCCGGCGCCCTGTACGCGAGCCTGGAGCGCCTGCGCGCGCTGCCCGGAGTGACCCGGATCGAGGCCTGGCTCCACCTCGCGGTGCTCAAGGAGGACTACGCCCGCACGCTCCGCCCGCTCCGCACGGAGTGA
- a CDS encoding MarR family winged helix-turn-helix transcriptional regulator, which yields MATRSRDSEPHDPAEAIAQALSRLRGRRPGQREHGPRGRGGPHGWPGGGHDGPHADGAHEHFGHHRGHPGMPPWMADPSGRLGGPARMRMLEALASAPEPLSVSALGQAIGVDQPRASRLVQQGVQGGFVRREADPDDARRTRIALTDEGRRLARGLRGERRELLTQALAPFTDDERTELARLLTKLADNWPR from the coding sequence ATGGCCACCCGTTCCCGCGACTCCGAACCGCACGACCCCGCCGAGGCGATCGCCCAGGCGCTGTCTCGTCTCCGCGGGCGTCGGCCCGGTCAGCGCGAGCACGGACCGCGCGGACGCGGCGGACCCCACGGCTGGCCCGGCGGAGGTCACGACGGCCCGCACGCCGACGGTGCCCACGAGCACTTCGGCCATCACCGCGGGCACCCCGGGATGCCGCCGTGGATGGCCGACCCCTCCGGACGCCTCGGCGGCCCCGCCCGTATGCGGATGCTCGAGGCACTGGCCTCGGCGCCCGAACCGCTGAGCGTGAGCGCGCTCGGCCAGGCGATCGGCGTGGATCAGCCCCGCGCGTCGCGCCTCGTGCAGCAGGGCGTGCAGGGCGGCTTCGTGCGTCGTGAGGCCGACCCGGACGACGCGCGCCGCACCCGGATCGCGCTGACCGACGAGGGCCGCCGGCTCGCGCGCGGTCTGCGCGGGGAGAGGAGGGAGCTGCTCACCCAGGCGCTCGCGCCCTTCACCGACGACGAGCGCACCGAACTCGCGCGTCTGCTCACCAAGCTCGCCGACAACTGGCCGCGCTGA
- a CDS encoding alpha/beta fold hydrolase, whose translation MPSLPVLLARTVPLLARVSPRLAGAVALRLFFTTGPRMRVRPADAPTHSDARRGTVTVRGIEVTTYEWGRGPRTLLLLHGWRGRASQFAPLVRELVAEGFRVLAFDGPAHGSSGGRATDVRDWVTVAERLQAEHGPFEALIGHSFGALGALTAARTTVPVPAVAVLAGAAAPEAFLAQFASDLRLDEPTAQNLRERFHRRLAIDEATAAERFDAGRHPLPDGTALLVVHDRGDRRLPDRDALRLHAAHPGRSRMLRTVGLGHTKVLSADPTLDAVVALVTGGLPAVDALGTATAATPPTRSHVADDAEPAHAPGPTAQSTHAAHPTPGSAHAAHPTSEPSHAAHSTAESAARA comes from the coding sequence ATGCCGTCCCTGCCCGTCCTGCTCGCCCGCACCGTCCCCCTGCTCGCCCGCGTCTCGCCACGGCTGGCGGGCGCCGTGGCGCTCCGCCTGTTCTTCACCACCGGGCCCCGCATGCGCGTGCGCCCCGCCGATGCGCCGACCCACAGCGACGCCCGCCGCGGCACCGTCACGGTGCGCGGCATCGAGGTCACCACGTACGAGTGGGGTCGCGGGCCGCGCACCCTGCTGCTCCTGCACGGCTGGCGCGGCCGGGCGTCGCAGTTCGCGCCGCTCGTGCGCGAGCTGGTGGCCGAGGGGTTCCGCGTGCTCGCCTTCGACGGGCCGGCACACGGATCGTCCGGCGGCCGCGCGACCGACGTGCGCGACTGGGTGACGGTCGCCGAGCGACTGCAGGCCGAGCACGGCCCGTTCGAGGCGCTGATCGGCCACTCCTTCGGCGCGCTGGGCGCCCTCACCGCCGCCCGCACGACCGTGCCGGTGCCCGCTGTGGCCGTGCTCGCCGGTGCCGCGGCGCCCGAGGCCTTCCTCGCCCAGTTCGCCAGCGACCTGCGCCTCGACGAGCCCACCGCGCAGAACCTCCGCGAGCGGTTCCACCGCCGCCTCGCGATCGACGAGGCCACGGCGGCCGAGCGCTTCGACGCCGGACGACACCCGTTGCCCGACGGCACCGCGCTGCTCGTGGTGCACGACCGCGGCGACCGCCGCCTGCCCGACCGTGACGCCCTGCGCCTGCACGCCGCGCACCCCGGCCGCTCGCGGATGCTGCGCACGGTGGGCCTCGGTCACACGAAGGTGCTCTCGGCCGACCCCACCCTCGACGCGGTCGTGGCTCTCGTCACGGGCGGGCTGCCCGCGGTCGATGCCCTCGGCACCGCCACGGCAGCGACGCCGCCGACGCGGTCGCACGTGGCCGATGACGCAGAGCCCGCGCACGCCCCGGGCCCCACGGCGCAGTCCACGCACGCCGCACATCCCACCCCCGGGTCAGCTCACGCCGCACACCCGACCTCCGAGCCGTCGCACGCCGCACACTCGACCGCGGAGTCCGCCGCCCGCGCCTGA
- a CDS encoding MFS transporter has product MSEPESRSGAPEPAATANSGAVAVVGLDLRGETPAPKKQVYSWALWDWATQPFNTVILTFVFTALYLVSPSFLPPEVAALDENDPVRIAAEADLASGLGLGLTVAAFGILLLAPVLGQRADAAGRQKLWLGIGTGALILCMFGLWFVEPVPALFWVGVALISAGSVFGEIAAVNSNAMLIGIANPKNVGRISGLGWGFGYLGGIIALVIVVVLDTFDWFGMPTDNGLAYRLIAVGCAVWAIVFAIPIFLNVPEPSLGRPERKVGFFRSYLLLVQDVVGLYRDPETRSTFWYLLASAVFRDGLGGVFAFGAIIGTAVFRFGTQDIIVFGIAANLVAGVSTILAGRLDDRLGPKRIILGSIAAMIVAGLAVFLLRDAGAIVFWVGGLILCAFVGPAQAAARSFLARVTPAGREGEIFGLYATTGRAASWMASAAWTVLIALTAQTAFGILGIVIVLIAGFLLLLPVKAPR; this is encoded by the coding sequence ATGAGCGAACCCGAATCCCGCAGCGGCGCACCGGAGCCCGCAGCGACCGCGAACAGCGGAGCCGTCGCCGTGGTCGGCCTCGACCTGCGCGGCGAGACCCCCGCCCCGAAGAAGCAGGTGTACTCGTGGGCCCTGTGGGACTGGGCGACCCAGCCGTTCAACACGGTGATCCTCACGTTCGTGTTCACGGCGCTCTACCTCGTCAGCCCCTCGTTCCTGCCGCCCGAGGTCGCCGCGCTCGACGAGAACGACCCGGTACGGATCGCCGCGGAGGCCGACCTCGCGTCCGGCCTCGGTCTCGGCCTCACGGTCGCCGCCTTCGGCATCCTCCTGCTCGCCCCGGTGCTCGGTCAGCGGGCGGATGCCGCCGGACGCCAGAAGCTGTGGCTGGGCATCGGCACGGGCGCACTGATCCTCTGCATGTTCGGGCTGTGGTTCGTCGAGCCGGTCCCCGCCCTGTTCTGGGTGGGCGTGGCGCTGATCTCCGCCGGGTCGGTGTTCGGCGAGATCGCAGCGGTCAACTCCAACGCCATGCTGATCGGCATCGCGAACCCCAAGAACGTCGGACGCATCTCGGGCCTCGGCTGGGGCTTCGGGTACCTCGGCGGCATCATCGCACTCGTGATCGTGGTGGTGCTCGACACCTTCGACTGGTTCGGGATGCCGACCGACAACGGACTCGCGTACCGCCTGATCGCGGTCGGCTGCGCGGTCTGGGCGATCGTGTTCGCCATCCCGATCTTCCTCAACGTGCCGGAACCGTCGCTCGGCCGCCCGGAGCGGAAGGTTGGCTTCTTCCGGTCGTACCTGCTGCTGGTGCAGGACGTCGTGGGGCTGTACCGCGACCCGGAGACCCGCTCGACCTTCTGGTACCTGCTCGCCAGCGCGGTGTTCCGCGACGGCCTGGGCGGCGTCTTCGCGTTCGGCGCGATCATCGGCACGGCCGTGTTCCGGTTCGGCACGCAGGACATCATCGTGTTCGGCATCGCGGCGAACCTCGTCGCGGGGGTGTCGACGATCCTGGCCGGACGACTCGACGACCGCCTCGGCCCGAAGCGCATCATCCTCGGCTCGATCGCGGCCATGATCGTCGCGGGGCTCGCGGTCTTCCTGCTGCGCGACGCCGGCGCGATCGTGTTCTGGGTGGGCGGACTCATCCTGTGCGCGTTCGTCGGACCGGCGCAGGCCGCCGCGCGGTCCTTCCTGGCCCGCGTCACCCCGGCCGGCCGCGAGGGCGAGATCTTCGGCCTGTACGCGACGACGGGACGGGCGGCGAGCTGGATGGCCTCTGCCGCCTGGACCGTGCTCATCGCCCTGACCGCGCAGACGGCGTTCGGCATCCTCGGCATCGTGATCGTGCTGATCGCCGGGTTCCTCCTGCTGCTGCCGGTGAAGGCTCCACGCTAG
- a CDS encoding MFS transporter produces the protein MTTTPTPRSGVHSRARRAGIAAFVGTTIEWYDFYVYATAAALVFGPLFFPSDDPLAETAAAFATFAVAFLVRPLGGIVFGHIGDKLGRRVSLVITLLLMGAATVLVGCLPTYENIGILAPILLILLRAIQGLAVGGEWGGAVLMSVEHAPEKSKTFYGGFTQLGNPAGALLASGIFAIMARGGDTFIIDGGWRIPFLLSIVLIAVGLWVRYRVEESPVFEEKIEGRKQSMPLAFALRVNWKPILLGIGILPISTGGYYLATTFATAYATGEPIAISEQVILDAMTIASFVEFVVTLPVAWLGDKWGRKNVMYIGLITSVLTFAPFLLVMPGRVEPLIFLLASLVRIAMSATYAPIAAILAQMFRPQARYTSIALSYGVGAAIWAGFSPWFATQLIAWTGSVWSVIAMFVGMAVIAGICTRLAPQHSDEAPVTASFTARTDTTANRLP, from the coding sequence ATGACCACCACCCCCACCCCCCGAAGCGGCGTCCACAGCCGCGCACGCCGCGCCGGCATCGCCGCCTTCGTCGGCACCACGATCGAGTGGTACGACTTCTACGTCTACGCCACGGCCGCCGCCCTCGTCTTCGGCCCGCTGTTCTTCCCGAGCGACGACCCCCTCGCCGAGACCGCCGCGGCGTTCGCGACGTTCGCGGTCGCCTTCCTCGTCCGTCCCCTCGGCGGCATCGTCTTCGGCCACATCGGCGACAAGCTCGGCCGCCGCGTCTCGCTCGTCATCACCCTGCTGCTGATGGGCGCCGCGACCGTCCTCGTCGGCTGCCTCCCCACCTACGAGAACATCGGCATCCTCGCGCCGATCCTCCTGATCCTGCTGCGCGCCATCCAGGGCCTCGCGGTCGGTGGCGAGTGGGGTGGCGCCGTGCTCATGAGCGTCGAGCACGCCCCGGAGAAGTCGAAGACGTTCTACGGCGGCTTCACCCAGCTCGGCAACCCCGCCGGTGCGCTGCTCGCCTCGGGCATCTTCGCGATCATGGCCCGCGGCGGCGACACGTTCATCATCGACGGCGGCTGGCGCATCCCGTTCCTGCTGTCGATCGTGCTGATCGCCGTCGGCCTGTGGGTCCGCTACCGCGTGGAGGAGTCGCCGGTCTTCGAGGAGAAGATCGAGGGCCGCAAGCAGTCCATGCCCCTCGCCTTCGCGCTGCGCGTCAACTGGAAGCCGATCCTGCTCGGCATCGGCATCCTGCCCATCTCCACGGGCGGCTACTACCTGGCCACGACCTTCGCCACCGCCTACGCGACCGGCGAGCCCATCGCGATCAGCGAGCAGGTGATCCTCGACGCCATGACGATCGCCTCGTTCGTGGAGTTCGTGGTCACGCTGCCGGTCGCCTGGCTCGGCGACAAGTGGGGCCGCAAGAACGTGATGTACATCGGCCTGATCACCTCGGTGCTGACGTTCGCGCCGTTCCTGCTGGTGATGCCGGGACGGGTCGAGCCGCTCATCTTCCTGCTCGCCTCGCTGGTGCGCATCGCGATGAGCGCGACCTACGCCCCGATCGCCGCGATCCTCGCGCAGATGTTCCGCCCGCAGGCGCGGTACACCTCGATCGCCCTCTCCTACGGCGTGGGCGCCGCGATCTGGGCCGGCTTCTCGCCCTGGTTCGCGACGCAGCTGATCGCCTGGACCGGCAGCGTCTGGTCGGTGATCGCGATGTTCGTCGGCATGGCCGTGATCGCCGGGATCTGCACGCGCCTCGCGCCGCAGCACTCCGACGAGGCACCGGTCACGGCCTCGTTCACCGCCCGGACCGACACCACGGCGAACCGCCTGCCCTGA
- the dcd gene encoding dCTP deaminase, whose protein sequence is MLLSDRDIRAELASGRVGLAPHEPEMIQPSSIDVRLDRYFRLFDNHKYPFIDPSVDQPELTRLIEVDPDEPFILHPGEFALGATFEQVTLPDDIAARLEGKSSLGRLGLITHSTAGFIDPGFTGHVTLELANVATLPIKLWPGMKIGQLCFFRLTSPAENPYGSGPYGNRYQGQRGPTASRSFQNFHRTDVGVTDVGAIGG, encoded by the coding sequence GTGCTTCTCAGCGATCGCGACATCAGGGCAGAACTCGCGTCGGGCCGTGTCGGCCTGGCTCCGCACGAGCCGGAGATGATCCAGCCGTCCAGCATCGACGTGCGCCTGGACCGCTACTTCCGCCTCTTCGACAACCACAAGTACCCCTTCATCGATCCGTCGGTGGATCAGCCCGAGCTCACCCGGCTCATCGAGGTCGATCCCGACGAGCCGTTCATCCTCCACCCCGGCGAGTTCGCGCTCGGGGCGACGTTCGAGCAGGTGACGCTGCCGGACGACATCGCCGCGCGTCTCGAGGGCAAGTCCTCGCTCGGGCGCCTCGGCCTGATCACGCACTCCACGGCCGGGTTCATCGACCCCGGGTTCACGGGTCATGTGACGCTGGAGCTGGCGAACGTCGCGACCCTGCCGATCAAGCTGTGGCCGGGGATGAAGATCGGGCAGCTGTGCTTCTTCCGGCTCACCTCGCCCGCCGAGAACCCCTACGGCTCCGGCCCCTACGGCAACCGGTACCAGGGGCAGCGCGGGCCCACCGCGTCGCGGTCGTTCCAGAACTTCCACCGCACCGACGTGGGCGTGACCGATGTGGGAGCGATCGGAGGCTGA
- a CDS encoding DUF3253 domain-containing protein, whose product MEQPDEPDAATAPERTPDGHHIVVNGRRWRATDPAIPEKLRQELVDELMAARRAVKAAEPEARRRVHDAKTALGERGAPWWEQPTPEESAERIAAAIRTLTRKREGSSICPSDVARAVGGEAWRNRMDEVRRVTAALADRDEVVVTQKGEPVDIASARGPVRIRRGPAL is encoded by the coding sequence ATGGAGCAGCCCGACGAGCCGGACGCGGCCACGGCACCGGAGCGCACGCCCGATGGCCACCACATCGTCGTGAACGGACGCCGGTGGCGGGCGACCGACCCGGCCATCCCGGAGAAACTGCGCCAGGAGCTGGTCGACGAGCTGATGGCCGCGCGGCGCGCCGTCAAGGCGGCGGAGCCCGAGGCGCGGCGCCGCGTGCACGATGCGAAGACCGCCCTCGGCGAACGCGGCGCCCCGTGGTGGGAGCAGCCGACGCCCGAGGAGTCCGCGGAGCGCATCGCGGCCGCCATCCGCACCCTCACCCGCAAGAGGGAGGGGTCGTCGATCTGCCCGAGCGACGTCGCCAGAGCCGTCGGCGGGGAGGCCTGGCGCAACCGGATGGACGAGGTGCGCCGCGTGACCGCCGCGCTCGCCGACCGGGACGAGGTCGTGGTGACCCAGAAGGGCGAGCCGGTCGACATCGCCTCCGCGCGCGGCCCGGTGCGCATCCGCCGCGGCCCCGCCCTCTGA
- a CDS encoding cation diffusion facilitator family transporter, which translates to MTVLLAFLANVLVAIAKTVAAVITSSASMVAEAAHSWADAGNEVFLLIADRRGAKTKDARHPLGYGRNAFVWSLIAAFGIFTAGSIVSIMHGIQELSDTGPVESPVVAYVVLGIAFVLEGASFTQAMIRSRRLARERGSSTWDFVLETSDTTLRAVFFEDSAALVGLVLAGGSILLHQLTGVAAWDAIGSILVGVLLGVVAVILIGRNIAFLVGTSVSPTLRSRVGTALLGLDDIERVTYLHIEYVGPNRLFLVAEVDLSGDAREHDVARRLREVERRIEAHDAIEAVVLSLSVDDEPSLDFARA; encoded by the coding sequence GTGACCGTGCTGCTCGCCTTCCTCGCCAACGTGCTCGTCGCGATCGCGAAGACGGTGGCCGCGGTCATCACCTCGTCCGCGTCGATGGTCGCCGAGGCCGCGCACTCCTGGGCGGACGCGGGCAACGAGGTGTTCCTGCTGATCGCCGACCGGCGCGGCGCGAAGACGAAAGACGCGCGGCATCCGCTCGGCTACGGCCGCAACGCCTTCGTGTGGTCGCTGATCGCCGCGTTCGGCATCTTCACCGCGGGCTCGATCGTGTCGATCATGCACGGCATCCAGGAGCTGTCCGACACCGGGCCGGTGGAGAGCCCGGTCGTCGCCTACGTCGTCCTCGGCATCGCGTTCGTGCTCGAGGGGGCGTCGTTCACGCAGGCGATGATCCGCTCCCGCCGCCTGGCGCGCGAGCGCGGCAGCTCCACGTGGGACTTCGTGCTGGAGACGAGCGACACGACCCTCCGCGCCGTGTTCTTCGAGGACTCGGCAGCCCTCGTCGGCCTGGTCCTCGCGGGCGGCTCGATCCTGCTGCACCAGCTCACCGGCGTGGCCGCCTGGGACGCGATCGGCTCGATCCTGGTGGGCGTGCTGCTCGGGGTGGTCGCGGTGATCCTGATCGGACGCAACATCGCATTCCTCGTCGGCACGAGCGTCTCCCCCACCCTGCGCTCGCGGGTCGGCACGGCTCTGCTGGGGCTGGACGACATCGAACGGGTGACCTACCTGCACATCGAGTACGTGGGGCCGAACCGGCTGTTCCTCGTGGCCGAGGTCGACCTGTCGGGCGACGCGCGCGAGCACGACGTGGCGCGTCGGCTGCGCGAGGTGGAGCGGCGGATCGAGGCGCACGACGCGATCGAGGCGGTCGTGCTGTCCCTCTCGGTGGACGACGAGCCCTCGCTCGACTTCGCGCGCGCCTGA
- a CDS encoding amidohydrolase, which translates to MRKLTPFDRSAQAAPALVTARAIHTADAADTTATAMLTDRGRIVALGTVAECEDVAARAGLTPERVELGDAVVVPGFVDAHAHPLMFGQMMTWVDCGPEKAGSIPEIVALLKAAAAGLPAGRPVRGYGYEQRNLAEKRHPTRFELDEVASDREVYLMNASGHGGVVNSYTLDINGVDRDTPNPDGGEFFRDADGELTGELSDAACNILTGVHGVKIGHHGPNFHLADEPEEHLRQLDAATQRFLAGGVTSIGDCQVTRREFDMYLRLAEAGRLELRVSMYLLSHLLDEALEMGLVGQFGNAHLSFAGIKFYADGTLGGWTAYFPDGYVGDPCRTGQLYHEPADYAELIRKAHAAGLQTATHAQSPTAIEMVVSAIEAALAERPDADARHRIEHCGLPTPGQIARMATAGIRPVNQTQHYFNWGEGVEEAIGTPGERFNPLGEFERAGVPMTISSDAPVAEPIPLEAIQTAVTRVTRRGHRLGPDDLRISALAALRAHTIEGAVSIGREDDLGSLEVGKLADFAVLSDDPLAVPAEEIAAIEVRETWVDGVRRHVAARTTAGV; encoded by the coding sequence ATGCGCAAGCTCACCCCCTTCGACCGCTCGGCCCAGGCCGCCCCCGCCCTCGTCACCGCCCGCGCCATCCACACCGCGGACGCGGCGGACACCACCGCGACCGCGATGCTCACCGACCGGGGGCGCATCGTCGCCCTCGGCACGGTCGCGGAGTGCGAGGACGTGGCGGCCAGGGCCGGGCTGACCCCGGAGCGCGTCGAACTCGGCGACGCGGTCGTGGTGCCCGGGTTCGTCGACGCGCACGCGCACCCGCTCATGTTCGGGCAGATGATGACGTGGGTGGACTGCGGGCCGGAGAAGGCGGGCAGCATCCCCGAGATCGTCGCCCTGCTGAAGGCCGCGGCGGCCGGGCTCCCCGCCGGTCGCCCGGTGCGCGGCTACGGCTACGAGCAGCGCAACCTCGCCGAGAAGCGCCACCCCACCCGGTTCGAGCTCGACGAGGTCGCGTCCGACCGGGAGGTGTACCTCATGAACGCCTCGGGTCACGGCGGCGTCGTGAACTCGTACACGCTCGACATCAACGGCGTGGACCGCGACACCCCGAACCCGGACGGCGGCGAGTTCTTCCGCGACGCCGACGGCGAGCTCACCGGGGAGCTGTCCGACGCGGCGTGCAACATCCTGACGGGCGTGCACGGGGTGAAGATCGGTCACCACGGCCCGAACTTCCACCTGGCCGATGAGCCGGAGGAGCACCTGCGGCAGCTCGACGCCGCGACGCAGCGGTTCCTTGCGGGCGGTGTCACCTCGATCGGCGACTGCCAGGTCACGCGCCGCGAGTTCGACATGTACCTGCGGCTCGCGGAGGCCGGGCGGCTCGAGCTGCGCGTGTCGATGTACCTGCTGTCGCATCTGCTCGACGAGGCGCTCGAGATGGGGCTCGTCGGACAGTTCGGCAACGCGCACCTGAGCTTCGCCGGCATCAAGTTCTACGCCGACGGCACCCTCGGCGGCTGGACCGCGTACTTCCCCGACGGCTACGTGGGCGACCCGTGCCGCACGGGCCAGCTGTACCACGAGCCCGCCGACTACGCCGAGCTGATCCGCAAGGCGCACGCCGCGGGGCTCCAGACGGCGACGCACGCGCAGTCGCCCACCGCGATCGAGATGGTCGTGTCGGCGATCGAGGCCGCGCTCGCCGAACGTCCAGATGCCGACGCCCGGCACCGCATCGAGCACTGCGGCCTGCCCACGCCCGGGCAGATCGCGCGCATGGCGACCGCGGGCATCCGTCCCGTCAACCAGACCCAGCACTACTTCAACTGGGGCGAGGGCGTGGAGGAGGCCATCGGCACGCCGGGCGAGCGGTTCAACCCGCTCGGCGAGTTCGAGCGGGCGGGCGTGCCTATGACGATCTCCTCCGACGCCCCGGTCGCCGAGCCGATCCCGCTGGAGGCCATCCAGACGGCGGTCACCCGCGTCACCCGCCGCGGCCACCGGCTCGGGCCCGACGACCTGCGCATCTCTGCGCTCGCCGCACTGCGCGCCCACACGATCGAGGGGGCCGTGTCGATCGGGCGGGAAGACGACCTGGGCTCGCTGGAAGTGGGCAAGCTCGCCGACTTCGCGGTGCTCTCGGACGACCCGCTGGCCGTGCCCGCCGAGG
- a CDS encoding TetR family transcriptional regulator C-terminal domain-containing protein, with protein sequence MSESPILDGRRVRGDASRRVVLHSATNLASVEGLDGLTIGRLAAASGSSKSSIATLFRSKEGLQLATIEAAREIFLARIVEPARAEPRGVRRLAALLRHSLLYSKDRVFTGGCFFAATSADVDSKTGPVTDAVRAALTDWHGYIEAQLRHAIAVGEIAVDDVDVLAFELVALNEEANSRSLLLDDERPYALAAAAMRGRLRAVGAPDDAVALLDLEM encoded by the coding sequence ATGTCCGAGAGCCCGATCCTGGACGGCCGACGGGTACGGGGTGATGCCTCCCGCCGCGTCGTGCTCCACAGCGCCACGAACCTGGCGTCGGTCGAGGGTCTCGACGGCCTGACGATCGGTCGGCTCGCCGCGGCGTCCGGATCGAGCAAGAGCAGCATCGCCACGCTCTTCCGCAGCAAAGAGGGGTTGCAGCTCGCCACGATCGAAGCCGCCAGGGAGATCTTCCTCGCACGGATCGTCGAGCCCGCCCGTGCCGAGCCCCGCGGCGTGCGACGCCTCGCGGCGCTGCTGCGCCACTCGCTGCTCTATTCGAAGGACCGCGTGTTCACCGGAGGCTGCTTCTTCGCCGCGACCTCCGCCGACGTCGACTCCAAGACCGGGCCGGTGACCGACGCCGTGCGCGCGGCCCTGACCGACTGGCACGGATACATCGAGGCCCAGCTGCGTCACGCCATCGCGGTCGGAGAGATCGCGGTCGACGACGTGGACGTGCTGGCGTTCGAACTCGTCGCGCTGAACGAGGAAGCCAACTCGCGCTCGCTGCTCCTCGACGACGAACGGCCCTATGCCCTCGCCGCGGCGGCGATGCGCGGACGCCTCCGTGCTGTCGGCGCCCCCGACGACGCCGTGGCGCTCCTCGACCTCGAGATGTAG
- a CDS encoding ATP-dependent endonuclease, translating to MAASAGRGGGTVVLFEGASDRLAFLAAAQRLGETLDDLDLVDLDGITNLRSRLAALRAVEPAVRVLGLYDAAEGAYVTRVLRDDGAIDATGVPADAGFFGCERDLEDEVIRAAGVPLVEQALAARGELGRFRVFQGQPAQRGRVVEDQLHRFAGTAAGRKARFAADIVGLLPLDRMPPALSALLDAVHPAA from the coding sequence ATGGCGGCGAGTGCGGGGCGAGGAGGCGGCACGGTCGTGCTGTTCGAGGGGGCGAGCGACCGGCTCGCGTTCCTCGCCGCGGCGCAGCGCCTCGGCGAGACGCTCGACGACCTCGACCTGGTCGACCTCGACGGCATCACGAACCTCCGTTCCCGGCTCGCGGCCCTCCGCGCGGTCGAGCCTGCCGTGCGGGTGCTCGGCCTCTACGACGCGGCGGAGGGCGCGTACGTGACCCGGGTCCTGCGCGACGACGGCGCGATCGACGCCACGGGCGTGCCCGCCGATGCGGGGTTCTTCGGCTGTGAGCGCGACCTCGAAGACGAGGTGATCCGTGCCGCCGGGGTTCCGTTGGTGGAGCAGGCGCTGGCGGCGCGGGGCGAGCTCGGGCGGTTCCGCGTGTTCCAGGGGCAGCCGGCGCAGCGGGGCAGGGTCGTGGAGGATCAGCTGCATCGCTTCGCCGGGACGGCCGCGGGCCGCAAGGCGCGGTTCGCCGCGGACATCGTCGGCCTGCTCCCGCTCGACCGGATGCCGCCCGCGCTGTCGGCCCTGCTCGACGCGGTCCACCCCGCCGCCTGA